One Perca flavescens isolate YP-PL-M2 chromosome 9, PFLA_1.0, whole genome shotgun sequence genomic window carries:
- the scly gene encoding selenocysteine lyase: protein MSVDRIYMDYNATSPLEPQVIQAISEALQDAWGNPSSNYIAGAKAKVIINHSRESVARMVGGKAEDIIFTSGGTEANNLVLHTAVEHFRRSCRAAEQGEGHQNGNNALPHIITSNVEHDSVKLVAEHLQKEGKADVTYVPVSKVTACVEVEDIIAAVRPNTCLISIMLANNETGVIMPVQEICQRINSLNKQKDRLRILLHTDAAQALGKIPVDACVLGVDYLTIVGHKFYAPRIGALYVNGPGKRTPLYPMLFGGGQERNFRPGTENTPMIAGLGKAAELVTCNLSDYESHMRSTKLYLEERLKAVFKDKIHFNSQYPGSDMLPNTCNVSILGPTLQGWRVLSNCRRLLASVGAACHSDSGNRPSHILLSCGVPSEVAANALRLSVGRGTTQADVDAVVEDLRETVQLLEEMD from the exons ATGAGTGTAGACAG GATCTACATGGATTACAATGCCACGTCTCCGCTGGAACCACAAGTGATCCAAGCCATTTCTGAAGCCCTCCAGGATGCCTGGGGAAACCCCAGTAGCAATTATatagcag GTGCTAAAGCCAAGGTAATAATTAATCACTCCAGAGAGAGTGTGGCGAGAATGGTTGGAGGTAAAGCAGAAGACATCATTTTCACATCAGGTGGAACGGAG GCCAATAACCTGGTGCTTCACACTGCTGTAGAGCACTTCAGAAGAAGCTGCAGGGCTGCAGAGCAAGGTGAAGGGCACCAGAATGGAAACAATGCTCTTCCTCACATTATCACCTCAAATGTGGAACATGACTCGGTCAAACTAGTAGCTGAGCACCTGCAGAAAGAGGGCAAGGCAG ATGTGACATACGTGCCTGTGTCTAAGGTGACTGCCTGTGTGGAGGTGGAGGATATCATTGCTGCGGTGCGTCCCAACACTTGTCTCATCTCTATCATGCTGGCCAACAATGAGACAGGAGTCATCATG CCAGTCCAAGAGATCTGCCAGAGAATAAACTCTCTCAACAAGCAGAAGGATCGGCTCAGGATCCTGCTCCACACTGATGCTGCTCAGGCTCTGGGGAAAATCCCAGTAGATGCCTGTGTACTGGGAGTGGATTACCTCACCATAGTGGGACACAAG TTCTATGCCCCTCGGATTGGTGCGTTGTACGTGAACGGCCCTGGAAAGAGGACTCCTTTGTATCCCATGCTGTTTGGTGGAGGACAGGAGAGAAACTTCAGACCAGG cacagaaaacacaccaATGATTGCTGGTCTGGGAAAG gCTGCAGAACTAGTGACCTGTAATCTGTCAGATTATGAAAGTCATATGCGAAGTACCAAACTGTACCTGGAGGAACGACTGAAG GCCGTCTTTAAAGACAAGATCCACTTCAACAGCCAATACCCTGGCTCTGATATGCTCCCTAACACATGTAACGTGTCCATCCTGGGCCCAACATTACAAG GCTGGAGAGTATTGTCCAACTGTAGGAGGCTGTTGGCCAGCGTTGGTGCTGCCTGCCACTCAGACAgtggaaacag GCCTTCCCATATCCTTCTGAGCTGTGGGGTCCCCTCAGAGGTGGCAGCTAATGCCTTGAGGTTGAGCGTGGGCAGGGGGACGACCCAAGCAGATGTGGATGCAGTTGTGGAAGATCTGAGGGAAACTGTGCAGCTGCTGGAAGAAATGGACTGA